The region CAAAAAGCCGGAAACCATCAACTACCGGACGTTCAAGCCGGAAAAGGATGGCCTGTTCTGTGCCCGGATCTTTGGCCCGGTCCGCGATTACGAATGCCTGTGCGGCAAGTATAAGCGGATGAAGTATCGCGGTATCGTCTGCGAGAAATGCGGCGTTGAAGTCACGCTTTCCAAAGTCCGGCGTGAACGGATGGGGCATATTGAACTCGCCTCACCGGTGGCGCATATCTGGTTCCTGAAATCCCTGCCGTCGCGGATCGGTCTTCTGGTCGACATGACGCTGAAGGATCTTGAACGTGTGCTTTATTTTGAAAACTTCGTTGTCATCGAGCCGGGTCTCTCGCCGCTGCAGAAAGGCCAGATGCTGAGCGAAAGCGAATATTACGATGCGCTTGATGAATATGGCGATGATGCGTTCGAGGCCGGTATCGGCGCGGAAGCGATCAAGAAGGTGCTCGAAGAGATCGACCTTGAATCCGAGCGCGAGACGGTGCGTGAAGAGCTTCGCGAAACCGGCTCGGAAGCCAAGCGCAAGAAACTGGTCAAGAGATTGAAGCTGATCGATGCGTTCCTTGCTTCAGGTTGCCGTCCGGAATGGATGATACTTGATGTCGTGCCGGTCATTCCGCCGGAACTGCGCCCGCTGGTACCGCTCGATGGGGGCCGTTTTGCGACCTCGGATCTCAATGATCTCTATCGCCGGGTGATCAACCGGAACAACCGCCTCAAGCGTCTGATCGAATTGCGCGCACCGGATATCATTGTGCGGAACGAGAAGCGGATGCTTCAGGAATCGGTGGATGCGCTGTTTGACAATGGCCGACGCGGCCGCGTCATTACCGGCGTGAACAAGCGCCCGCTCAAGTCACTTTCGGATATGCTGAAAGGCAAGCAGGGGCGCTTCCGCCAGAACCTCCTTGGCAAGCGCGTCGACTATTCGGGCCGTTCGGTCATCGTGGTCGGCCCCGAGCTCAAGCTGCATCAGTGCGGCCTGCCCAAGAAGATGGCGCTCGAACTGTTCAAGCCTTTCATCTATTCACGACTTGAGCTTTATGGCTACTCGACAACGGTCAAGGCCGCCAAGCGGATGGTGGAAAAGGAACGTCCGGAAGTCTGGGATATTCTCGAAGAAGTTATTCGCGAGCATCCGGTCATGCTGAACCGGGCGCCGACGCTGCACCGTCTTGGCATTCAGGCGTTTGAGCCGGTGCTGGTCGAAGGCAAGGCCATCCAGCTTCACCCGCTGGTCTGTACGGCCTTCAACGCTGATTTTGACGGCGACCAGATGGCGGTGCATGTGCCGCTTTCCCTTGAAGCCCAACTGGAAGCCCGGGTGCTGATGATGTCCACGAACAACATCCTGAGCCCGGCCAATGGCAAGCCCATCATCGTGCCGTCGCAGGATATCATTCTTGGCCTTTATTATCAGACGCTGATCCGTGAAGGCGAAAAGGGTGAAGGCATGATCTTCTCTTCCCCTGAAGAGGCGATGCTGGCCTATGACGCCGGGCATGTCAGCCTGCAGGCGAAAGTCAAGGTGCGTGTCCATACCTGGGAAGGTGAATCCCGTGTCTTTAGGGTGGTGGAAACTTCCCCGGGCCGGGCGCAACTCGCCAATATCGTGCCTGACAATTCCTCGGTTCCGTTTGAGCTTGTCAACAAGCTCATGACCAAGAAGGAAATTTCCAGCGTCATCGATTATGTCTACCGCTATTGCGGACAGAAGGAGACGGTGATCTTCTGTGACCGGCTGATGGCAATGGGCTTCAAGAAAGCCTGTGAAGCCGGTATTTCCTTTGGTATCGATGATCTCAATACCCCGGAGAAAAAAGCCAAATTCGTCGATGAGGCTGAAGCCGAAGTGAAGAACTTCGAGCAGCAGTATCAGGACGGTCTCATCACTCAAGGGGAGAAATACAACAAGGTTGTCGACGTGTGGTCACGCTGCACCGATCTTGTGGCTGACGAGATGATGAAATCGATCTCCACCATCAAGCCAGGTGAGCCGGTGAACTCGGTCTATATGATGGCGCATTCCGGTGCCCGTGGCTCTGCCGCCCAGATCAAGCAGCTGGCCGGCATGCGCGGCCTGATGGCCAAACCTTCGGGTGAGATTATCGAAACCCCGATCATTTCTTCCTTCAAGGAAGGCCTGAATGTGCTGGAATACTTCAACTCCACCCACGGGGCACGGAAAGGGCTGGCTGATACGGCACTGAAAACCGCCAACTCAGGATATCTGACCCGACGTCTTGTTGATGTGGCCCAGGACTGCATCATCACCGAAGTTGATTGCGGTACGCAAAACGGCCTGAACATTCGTCCGGTGATTGATGGTGGCGATGTTGTCGACAGCCTGGGTGAGCGTGTTCTCGGGCGTACGGCTGCCGAAGACATTCTTGCTCTTTCATCGGATGAGGTGCTGGTTCCCGCCGGTTCGATCATCAACGAGGAAGATGTCGAACGCATCGAGGCCGAGGGGATTGATACCATTCTTATCCGTTCGGTCCTGACCTGCGAGACCAAGGTTGGTGTCTGCGGGGCTTGCTATGGACGTGATCTGGCACGCGGCACGTCGGTGAATATCGGTGAAGCCGTGGGCGTTATTGCTGCCCAGTCCATCGGTGAGCCGGGCACCCAGCTGACCATGCGGACCTTCCATATCGGCGGCGCCGCCCAGCGTGGGGCCGAGCAATCCAGCATCGAAGCCCCGATCGACGGGATCGTCAAGTTCGAGGATGCCGCGCTTGTGGTTGCGCCTGATGGCAACGCGGTGGTCAAGAACAGGCACACCGAGCTGTTGCTGACCGATGATCAGGGGCGTGAGCGTTCACGCTACCGGCTCCAGTATGGCGCGAAGATCTACGTCAAGGACGGTAACAAGGTAAAAGCCGGCCAGCGGCTGGTAGAATGGGATCCATATACGATTCCGATCGTCTCCGAGGTCAAGGGAGTGGTCAATTATGTTGATCTTGTCGATGGCGTTTCCATGCGTGAGGTCACCGACGAGGAAACCGGCATCACCAATCGTGAGGTGATCGACTGGAAATCCCAGACAAAGGGCAAGGATCTGCGTCCACGCCTGACCATGCGGGATGACAAGGGGGACGTGCTTATTCTCGATAACGGGCTTGAGGCACGCTACTTCCTGTCGGTCAATGCCATTCTTTCCGTTGAAAACGGGGCCGAGGTCGAGGCCGGTGAAGTGCTCGCGCGTATTCCGCGGGAATCCTCAAAGACTAGAGATATCACCGGCGGTCTGCCGCGGGTGGCTGAACTTTTCGAAGCCAGGATGCCAAAGGATTTCGCCATCATCAGCGAGATTGACGGACGTGTTGAATTCGGTGCCGACTACAAGACCAAGCGCCGTATTCGCGTCATCCCGCTTGATGACAGCATCGAGCCGGTGGAATACATGATACCCAAGGGCAAGCTCCTGGCGGTTCAGGAAGGTGATGTCATTCGCCGGGGTGATCTGCTGCTCGACGGTAATCCGGTTCCCCATGATATTCTGAATATTCTAGGGGTTGAAGCGCTCGCTGAATATCTGGTCAAGGAAATTCAGGACGTCTACCGTCTCCAGGGCGTTAAGATCAATGACAAGCATATCGAGGTGATCGTCCGGCAGATGCTGCAGAAGGTTGAAGTTACCGATGCAGGTGAGACAACCCTTCTTGTGGGCGAGCAGGTGGATCGCGAAGAATTCGACGCTGCCAATGCCGTGGCCGCGGCCGAAGGCCTCGCTGAAGCCAAGGGCAAGCCTGTTCTTCTGGGAATCACCAAGGCTTCCCTGCAGACTCGTTCCTTCATCTCGGCGGCGTCCTTCCAGGAAACCACGCGTGTCCTGACCGAAGCTGCCGTCTCGGGCAAGGAAGATACGCTTGGTGGATTGAAGGAAAACGTGATTGTCGGCCGTCTTATCCCTGCCGGGACAGGTTCGGTCATGTCACGCCTGAAGGCGATTGCCGCTGATCGGGACCGCAGCATCATCAGCCAGCGACAGGCGGAACTCGAAGCTCTTGCTGCAGATGAGGAAAGTTTTGCAGCAACCGGGGAGGATCCGGAAGCGGTTGAAGCCGGTGCCGGGGAATAAAGGGATTTACGTCTTCGGCGGGGCCTGAAACCCGGGCAAATAAAAATCTGCAGGAGGTATGCGATTTACCTCTTGACCGGATGGCCGGAAAACATTACTTTCCGGCCACTCCAAAGGTTCAGGTGGTGTGTGATTCTGCATCATAACAGACACTGACGCCAAAATATGGAGAGTGGCCCGGCCTCGGGTCTTTGTTCACCTGCAAGGGTGGTTGTTAACTCCGCAGAAGTCCGCCGGTATTGACCTGGCAATTGCTAATGCGGCTTGAACATGATGGGAAAAAGTCTGGTATGCCGACGATTAACCAGTTAATTCGCCATGGACGGACGCGTCCAGTGGCCCGCAACAAGGTTCCGGCGATGGAAGCCTGCCCGCAGAAGCGCGGCGTTTGCACCCGTGTCTATACGACAACGCCGAAGAAGCCTAACTCTGCCCTGCGTAAAGTTGCACGTGTACGGCTGACCAATGGTTTCGAAGTAACAAGCTATATCCCTGGCGAAGGCCATAACCTGCAGGAACACTCGGTTGTGCTGATCCGCGGTGGCCGGGTAAAAGACCTTCCAGGTGTTCGTTATCATATCATTCGTGGCACGCTGGATACCCAGGGTGTTGCCGATCGTCGTCAGCGGCGGTCGAAATACGGCGCCAAACGGCCCAAATAAAGAGGTAGAGCCATGTCACGTCGTCATAGTGCTGTCAAACGCCCTGCAATGC is a window of Alphaproteobacteria bacterium LSUCC0684 DNA encoding:
- the rpoC gene encoding DNA-directed RNA polymerase subunit beta', producing the protein MNELMNPFGQAPSSQSFDKIKISIASPERIRSWSFGEIKKPETINYRTFKPEKDGLFCARIFGPVRDYECLCGKYKRMKYRGIVCEKCGVEVTLSKVRRERMGHIELASPVAHIWFLKSLPSRIGLLVDMTLKDLERVLYFENFVVIEPGLSPLQKGQMLSESEYYDALDEYGDDAFEAGIGAEAIKKVLEEIDLESERETVREELRETGSEAKRKKLVKRLKLIDAFLASGCRPEWMILDVVPVIPPELRPLVPLDGGRFATSDLNDLYRRVINRNNRLKRLIELRAPDIIVRNEKRMLQESVDALFDNGRRGRVITGVNKRPLKSLSDMLKGKQGRFRQNLLGKRVDYSGRSVIVVGPELKLHQCGLPKKMALELFKPFIYSRLELYGYSTTVKAAKRMVEKERPEVWDILEEVIREHPVMLNRAPTLHRLGIQAFEPVLVEGKAIQLHPLVCTAFNADFDGDQMAVHVPLSLEAQLEARVLMMSTNNILSPANGKPIIVPSQDIILGLYYQTLIREGEKGEGMIFSSPEEAMLAYDAGHVSLQAKVKVRVHTWEGESRVFRVVETSPGRAQLANIVPDNSSVPFELVNKLMTKKEISSVIDYVYRYCGQKETVIFCDRLMAMGFKKACEAGISFGIDDLNTPEKKAKFVDEAEAEVKNFEQQYQDGLITQGEKYNKVVDVWSRCTDLVADEMMKSISTIKPGEPVNSVYMMAHSGARGSAAQIKQLAGMRGLMAKPSGEIIETPIISSFKEGLNVLEYFNSTHGARKGLADTALKTANSGYLTRRLVDVAQDCIITEVDCGTQNGLNIRPVIDGGDVVDSLGERVLGRTAAEDILALSSDEVLVPAGSIINEEDVERIEAEGIDTILIRSVLTCETKVGVCGACYGRDLARGTSVNIGEAVGVIAAQSIGEPGTQLTMRTFHIGGAAQRGAEQSSIEAPIDGIVKFEDAALVVAPDGNAVVKNRHTELLLTDDQGRERSRYRLQYGAKIYVKDGNKVKAGQRLVEWDPYTIPIVSEVKGVVNYVDLVDGVSMREVTDEETGITNREVIDWKSQTKGKDLRPRLTMRDDKGDVLILDNGLEARYFLSVNAILSVENGAEVEAGEVLARIPRESSKTRDITGGLPRVAELFEARMPKDFAIISEIDGRVEFGADYKTKRRIRVIPLDDSIEPVEYMIPKGKLLAVQEGDVIRRGDLLLDGNPVPHDILNILGVEALAEYLVKEIQDVYRLQGVKINDKHIEVIVRQMLQKVEVTDAGETTLLVGEQVDREEFDAANAVAAAEGLAEAKGKPVLLGITKASLQTRSFISAASFQETTRVLTEAAVSGKEDTLGGLKENVIVGRLIPAGTGSVMSRLKAIAADRDRSIISQRQAELEALAADEESFAATGEDPEAVEAGAGE
- the rpsL gene encoding 30S ribosomal protein S12 codes for the protein MPTINQLIRHGRTRPVARNKVPAMEACPQKRGVCTRVYTTTPKKPNSALRKVARVRLTNGFEVTSYIPGEGHNLQEHSVVLIRGGRVKDLPGVRYHIIRGTLDTQGVADRRQRRSKYGAKRPK